TTAAGGATAAGATATTACTGTGATATTAAAATTGTGACTTGCAGTGTCATAATGATATTTTAATCTTTAATCTCTGTTATGAAAAATAGAAAGTGCAAGAACTGAAAATTTACTTTACCCAATATCAAAGTGAGAAGATAACGTCTTGGCATTGCGATGCTTGCGTTCTTTGAAAACAAGCATGAATTAAGAGGTTACTTCCTGATAAATGAAAAAGGCAGCTGATTCTTAAAGAACGGAAACGTAGCCTACACTATAGCCACTTTTCCGCCGTCGGGCCGAAGCGTTCTCGTTGCTAACCGTTCCATTCGGTGCCGATCCCGCCCAGGCGGCAAGGATATGGTTTCGCTTTCCTCTGTGTTGCTGATAACAGGACTCGTATGGAGCGGCCAATTATTCCAATCAACCAACAGTTCCAGCATGAGCAGACTGGGACAAAATTTCAGACCTTGAAATCTCACTTATCCAGGCCATACCATATACCCACAACAAATTCTGAAACGAGGACaaccttattatttatttatttttatttttttattttttttgtatggccATCACATTTAAATCCTTAGGCTGggaacatgcaaaataattaaaagttcccTCCTGAattgcaccttcacttccattttcctTTTCAGTCTCTTAATTTCTcctaatattttacaaatttccttaatgttaaaattaattaaataatgataaCATAATTTCAATACCTATATAGCTTTATGAGTAATAtttttcccttacgaaaattaacaattttataaagttatttctctgaataaattatgatgtgtatattttaatgccctgattgagcaacatctatttcagaccCTTCATTAGCATTACCTGAAAatagactatgaattggattcagaatgataatcaaaacatagatgaagtcgatcaacaccccaaagcttgactgtaagtattacctcttcatctgtcgacattttattccttaacgttacagttttgatgctgttttatgtcagatgatcatgttgtttctttttttcttcttcacttgtgttttttttggcAATTCTGTGCCCTCtaccgtataataatgaaaacatggattctaggagtatagctcaaatatatttagaatttttatatttctaagGGGTAGGCCTACATAAAGCCagtttctgagaagtacataaaaagtaaactaaaagcatactttcctatttttagtatactaatagcacacttgaataaaattatttttcgTAAGGTATAAAAAGTCTCTACAAGCGAGCGGTTCCAGTTTTCACTGATGACCATAATGTAGAATGTTCTGgagtatccaccttatttttcacaTAAGCGCGGGTGCTGCCATTTTAGAACTATAATGTGTCAGATTTCTGGTAAAGCACTTCCGCTAATAGTAGTTGTATTGTGATTCAGTAGTTTTGCGGTCACTGAATAGATTTCACAGGCTAGTTTACTTTTAATATGGACAACAGAAAGACTGGCGTACTTTGTGTAGTTAAGGGGTGTCATAATAGCTGGTTCAAGAGTAAAAAATATCTGCAAGACATTAGTTTTGACCATAATCCACACATCAGAGCCGAATATGGACGGGGGCACCCTATAATTTACATGCCCCTTCAAAGGGAGAAGAAACTCGTCTGCTTTGGTTAAAACTAAAAGCTTTAAACTTAAAGAAACCACCGAACTTTCAGTATGTTTGCTCTTTCCAGTTCATGATGGTAGACCCACGAAAAATCATCCATTCCCTGAGAAGCGATGTTCAAGTGAAGACTCAGAGGCGACGTCTCATCAGGATATATCCACTAACAGGTATGTTACAGCTTTTTGTAAGGTTAAGTGCTTTAACAAAAGACATTGTTTAAACTATTTCTTTATCAATGACACTCCTATTGGGCATGAATAATATTTAGTGCTATAAGCTGAAGTTGTTGATAATAGTAGTTTAGACAGGACCATTTTGGtaagttacttgagtttattgaacacaatttttatttggcagtatggttccttatgggggttcttgatcccaaattaattgaacatacaagagcttaaacattaaccccccggaaccatcagcttggaaatacatgacaattaagacacttaataatgtctttaaaagcaaacagtggtaatcgtctagatgtggcagtgggacgccTATCCTGTAGCTTGGTTATGAGGATAAGTGTCTTTCAGTGGACctcagtgaggtccatgccaaccgggacttgaaagccttagtgatctgaaacaaagagacgacaaccagaaggtgcacggTAATATGCTTTTGCTTATAATGGGGAGCCTTAACTGCCTGCTCCACCATGACCCCCTGAACTGcctgctccaccatggccccctgaACTGCCTGCTCCACCATGACCCCCTGAACTGCCTCCTCCACCATGACCCCCTGAACTGCctcctccaccatggccccctgaACTGCCTGCTCCACCATGACCCCCTGAACTGcctgctccaccatggccccctgaACTGCCTGCTCCACCATGACCCCCTGAACTAcctgctccaccatggccccctgaACTGCTTGGTAATCCCTGGCCCCCTTAACTGCCTGGTCCCCCATGGCCGCCTGAACTGCCTGGTCCACCATGACCCCCTGAACTGCCTGGTCCACCATGACCCCCTGAACTGCCTGGTCCATCATGACCCCCTGAACTGCctcctccaccatggccccctgaACTGCCTGCTCCACCATGACCCCCTGAACTGcctgctccaccatggccccctgaACTGCCTGCTCCACCATGACCCCCTGAACTGcctgctccaccatggccccctgaACTGCTTGGTAATCCCTGGCCCCCTTAACTGCCTGGTCCCCCATGGCCGCCTGAACTGCCTGGTCCACCATGACCCCCTGAACTGCCTGGTCCACCATGACCCCCTGAACTGCCTGGTCCATCATGACCCCCTGAACTGCCTGGTCCATCATGGCTCCCTGaactgtctgctccaccatgACCCCCTGAACTGcctgctccaccatggccccctgaACTGCCTGCTCCACCATGACCCCCTGAACTGcctgctccaccatggccccctgaACTGCTTGGTAATCCCTGGCCCCCTTAACTGCCTGGTCCCCCATGGCCGCCTGAACTGCCTGGTCCACCATGACCCCCTTAACTGCCTGGTCCACCATGACCCCCTGAACTGCCTGGTCCATCATGGCTCCCTGAACTGTCTGGTCCACCATGGCCCCCTGAACTGCCTGTTCCACCCACTCACCCTGAACTGCCTGATCCGCTATGGGTCTACAGGTACTGCCCTGTAGGCCTCCTGTCCTTTACAAGCCTATCCCTAGAGGCCTCCTAGAGGCCCCCTTGTACCCTGTCCAGTGTTATATGTCTTTTCGTCTCTGTGTTATGTGCTACTTGTGCTCCTGCCTGCCCTGTATAACCCCTTGGATTCCTATTAAAGACTGTTGTTAGAGCTTATCCATGTCAATTTATACCAGTTTATTTCCAGAAcacaatgcatgatgggatacactaagccttgAATACTACTCTGGATAGTGTGGACTTTATTGTACTTTAAGGGCACTGCCAGGGAAGGACTGGGAGTAAAAAACGGCTCTGGATTTTCTCCCAAACAGGCCCACCACAACTACAAACAGCCGCTACTATCTTACAGTATTGCAGCAatcaatgtattgcatttatggcaaataacatcacaaaggccACGGTGACCCTgctgataaaacaacaatagaaCCATCACAGAAATTCTAATGGTTCCCACTACAAATGgcattacaaacattacaaaccatcagcatttaatcattaaaacaattaaataatggtttagtgtgttttgggacatgtTACATTAGGATTTCgtggttttaaaaataataatagttaacaacaataaaatgtatCCAATTGGCAGTATAGAGCAATAGAGCCCATTACAATTTCAATTAAAACCAATACAGTACACAATATTTTCAGTGTAATGGAGGCCAGCGAGTGATGTGCCGGTAAACCTCACTTAGCCTCAGTCTAAGTTTATTATAAGCAAAATAGATAGTATTAGAAGCATATCAGTCACACAGGATTGGTTTTTAAGAtgtatgtaaattaaattttacttcagatgttatctacAATGCTTATGGTCTTTGTTTAGGTGAGTGTGTCTGATGTGTCTTCCCAAAACGTTTCCAGAATATTAGTTTTTGGTTCacagaatgtatttttttatggtttgtttttggTAAGCCAGGAAAGTTTTCTTAACATTCCCAGAACgttggtttttgttttgtaaaatgttattctaacattaatttaacattCCCCTAATGTTATAACATTCCCAGAACGTTAGTTTGTTGAGGTTTGTTTTTGGTTAGACAGGAAAGTTTTCTTAATGGAAATAGAATGTTAGTTTATGCTTTGATTAACATTATTATAACgttatttaaacattactttaaCGCTATAACACTTCCCTAATCTCTTTACTCTTTACTTTTAATATGCTTACCCCACTGTACGTCAGTAATCCAGCACATTCACAAGCCACTGTAGTATTAGCAGCATGGAAACTGTATAGATGAAGAAAgcaaaaacaatgactttattcaacaattcctttgttgtcagtctcctctgtgtctctccacatcactcacagtcacgcaatgctgatgttgttaacattaagactttgagaataaagtttaacattaataataatttgcacggtttgatgtgatatgagctaatttataataaatcaccattggtagcacgatttacaggtgctggtcatataattagaacagtggttttcaacctgtgggctaCGGCCCCCTTAGTgggtcgcgatggtattgcagatgggccgccaattactattaaaagaaataataatataatataaagtcataacataataacataatttcatatatttataattaaataacaaaaaataaatattaaaatgtaactatgcttccactattcgagctcgctgattggtttaagaataaaccaccaatttatcttagatatttttgttcatatgctacagaacaacaaattcaaacatgtataaatggctgtcaacagggttgctgAAAAGAACAAATGCAGATGTTTCTGTGTGCAAAGATTGGAGTTTATGAGGCcagaaggtttttttatttttatttatttattttctgacatGTTTTCAGATTATTCACTCAATGCAAATACAAATGGACAGGACTAGGGTTTGATCGTTTTCTCAGTTCTGTTTCCCTTGtgtctttgttttttcttttttcgctAGTTTTTCACTCTATATCTGCTCTCAGTTTGCACTTGTCACTCGAGTCTGACTCTATAGTCTTGCTTTGTCCAGTGCTCCAGTTCTCTGCCGATTTTGACTACTCGTCTTAACACTGCTCTgcatgtttcctcctgactgcttgctccgctgactgtctacccgctgccgagctcagcctggatctggttttgctgagcggtgccagcccgagttattttctgttcattgccagttcattcaataacaCAGTTAACAAtttagcttctgagtactaagttattaacccaacaatagcgggatcagttaatttttttgcagtgggccgcgcaaacatatgtgtttggtagTGTGGGCCgcaagttgaaaaaggttgggaaccactgaattagaatattatcaaaaagtagatttatttcactaattccattcaaaaagtgaaacttgttgtTACGTTCCTCGTTATTTAGATGTTATTTGTCTAGGAATATTATTAGATGTAACAAaagttttgcatgtgtgtgtcaaTATAGTAACAAGAATTTGCTATTGGAAAGGAACAGACAACCATCCTGTGGCGGGGgaagcgtggtttagcgaagtctgcaacgggagagcgaatgaagagacgagcggtggtaagtggttcaggtgagagacaagtaacagctggatctcgttgcagtgattggcctGGGGAACCGGTATTTAAGCCGCACGACATCCGGAGAAGGgcgagagagctgaggactcgtggggaATCCGTGCAGAGACGAGCTGGAGAAGCCTCGAAGCAGACGGCAGTAACATAGAGTGGAAAGACGTTTGAACGTGTGCGCAGGTGGCGCGACTTTATTTTCTATGTCATTTTATGTTGTTCAATAAATACCCACGAGCCTCAGCACGCcgaccccggtctccttcctctttgatCACTGAACCTTGCTACACTGGttccgaaacccgggaggaaggagaacACCTCCGCCATGCAGCCTCCGTTATaacatcgctcgcgggcctgcatcaggaacatCATAAGGCCCCGCTGGATCTGCGAGCCGACCATGACCATCGCTTCCAGGCTATGATGCAGGTCCAACAGGAGGACCACGAGCTGTTCTGGAGCTTGCTGGCCCGGGAGGGTCGGATGGGTGCGGCCTCCCCCAGCGCCGGCCCCGCCCCCCACATGCCGCTCGCGAAAATGGGGCCCACAGATGACCCAGAGGCGTTCCTGGACTAATTGGCCAgcaattattggggtgtttaacagtggatgccgTCGGGGGGAAGAACCGGCCAGGGGGCGGggcgagcgctcaggtgggagaatctgtaccAGGACCTAGCGGGCTGGTCTCAGGGGATCCGAGCGGCGTGGCAAGGCTAAACAtttccagtcgcgatgacttCCCCTGGAACAATCCCAAGACGAGACACTCAAACATGCGTTCGAGCAGGTCCGTTCTATAGATGGGCAGGCCCTCCACCCTGAGCGCCTGCTAGCCCATCCATATTTT
The sequence above is a segment of the Carassius carassius chromosome 9, fCarCar2.1, whole genome shotgun sequence genome. Coding sequences within it:
- the LOC132148751 gene encoding macrophage receptor MARCO-like, encoding MVDQTVQGAMMDQAVQGVMVDQAVKGVMVDQAVQAAMGDQAVKGARDYQAVQGAMVEQAVQGVMVEQAVQGAMVEQAVQGVMVEQTVQGAMMDQAVQGVMMDQAVQGVMVDQAVQGVMVDQAVQAAMGDQAVKGARDYQAVQGAMVEQAVQGVMVEQAVQGAMVEQAVQGVMVEQAVQGAMVEEAVQGVMMDQAVQGVMVDQAVQGVMVDQAVQAAMGDQAVKGARDYQAVQGAMVEQVVQGVMVEQAVQGAMVEQAVQGVMVEQAVQGAMVEEAVQGVMVEEAVQGVMVEQAVQGAMVEQAVQGVMVEQANASIAMPRRYLLTLILASALISVTGDYSIRLVNGDNDCSGRVEMLYNGQWGTVCDDHWDMNDAAVVCKQLGCGKAVRAQTSAHFGQGSGPILLDDVRCSGSESSLTQCSHPSIGKHDCSHSEDAGVVCLQGMLFFPL